CGGCAGTCAGCGTAATTTCGGCAACAACTGGTGGTTCCCCAGCATGACAAGCAAATATGGAGAACCAATGAGCACGATCCGATTCGAGCTCATGCGCGAGGGGCTAGAGGACCATGAATATCTATGTATGCTCAGCGACCAGATTAACAGGACGAAAAAGTCGCCAAAGAGCGAAAGTAGTTCCGCAGTATTGGCGCGAGGTAAAGCGCTTCTCAAACGAGCGGAAGCAGCAGGCGGCAGCTACATGGGTGCGGGTGGGGAATACTACTTTGAGGGCTATCTCCAGGATCCCATCAAACTGCTAGCGCTTCGACATGACATCGGAGAGTTTCTCGGAGCAAATGGGACATCACGACAAGTGAAGCGATGATTAAGTTCACTCTGATCGTCATTATCAATATCGATAAACAGGATATGAATGATACAAAACCATCCTGGCGATTTTTGCACAACCCCCGCCAGTGTAAATTCAGTCTATCGGTTTATCGTAATCTTCTTGCAAAACACTGCCCGGGCTTCTTGTATCGCCTTCCAATTGCACCGCACTGGCGCTCTCCCTTCACTTCGGATGACTCCTTTCCTGGAGTTCATCCTATCATCTCACGTGGGCCAGTTTTCCGGGGGAGGCCCATGGCGACGATCGAAAGCATGCTGGCGCCATGGTTTGAGGGGGGACGCTGGGCAGCAGGCGAACCGCAAGAAGCCTGGAATCCCGCGTAGCCGTTGACAGGCAGGGGGTTGGAGGCTGGATTCCGAAATCCAACCTCCAATCTCCAACTTCCCACCTCCAGCTACCGCCCCAGAAGGACCGCTTCCTTCACGCCCAGCGCTTGAAGCGCGGAGATCAGGGCCTCGCGGCGGCAGAGGTGATTGGTTTTGCCCAGGACCGGCGTGCCGTCGGTCTTCCAGCCGATGAAGGTGGCGAGGCGCCTGCCGCGCTGCCAGACGGCGGCCTCCACGGGCGCGCCTTCGTGCAGAATCTGCTCCGAACCCACCACGGCGAACGATGTTTCCGGCCACAGCACCTTGATCCCATCCGGCGAGACGCCGATCCACGGCTGGTAGGCGACTATGTAAGCGTGGTCCGGATTGCCGATCACCAAGGGGCGCCCCGTCCACTCCCACTGCCGCTCCGGCGGGGCCTTACCGGCGAGCGTCGCGTTGAACAGCATGTCCGGCACGATGATGCCGCCCAGATCGTCGGGATTATCCGGATTGGGGATGATTCCGGCCCAGACCTCGTTCGTGAGCGTGATGGGCAGGCCGTCCGGCGATTCCGTGTGGACTTTGGCCGCGGTGGGAATCTTCACCGTCGTGCCGGCGGGCAGGGTTGCGGGACGGGCGTCCTCGCCTTTCCAGCGGGCGAGGATATCCTCGAGGCGGAACGGCGCGAAGCGGGCCAGGAACAGGCGGTCGGCGGGCGCGGCATCCCACGCGCGCGCCTCGCCCCAGGCGGCCTCGTAGCCGGCGTCCGCGACCATCTGCGCCGTCTGCTCGTCGCCGTTTCCTTCGGTGTAGGCGAAATAGCGGCACGGCTTGCCCATTTCCTTTTCGATGGACGCTTTGGAATCGGTCAACTGCCTGCGGACTTCGTCCGGGGTGAGTATGCGGAGATCTGCGGGGTGGTCCACCGTGTGAGAGCCGATTTCCACGAGGCCAGAATCCTGCATCTCGCGGAGCTGGTCCCAGGTGCAATGCCCCTTCTCGGTCTTCACGCCGACCTTGCCGGTGTGGACGAACTGGGTGGAGTGGAAACCGAATTTGCGCAGGATCGGGAAGGCGTTCTCGTAGATGCCCACGGTGTTGTCGTCGAACGTGAGTGCGATGGGCCTGGGAGGGAGGAGCTTGCCGGATTTCAAGTGCTCGACCACGTCCGAGAGCGGGACCACGTTGGCGCCCGCGTCCTTGATCGCCTGCATCTGTTCTTCGAACGCACGGGTCGTCAGGTCGAACCAGACCTGCTTGCGCGGGACGACATCGTGATACATGATGACGGGTATCTCGTCCTTGCCGGCGGTCCACACGCGATCCGATGCGGGCAGTTCCGCCACTTCGGGCTTTGACGGCGCTTTGAGCCGTGGCGGGTGGACGACGATGGGCGTCCGGTTCAGGCTCGGGCCGTAATAGAGGTATGCGGCCACTCCGCCAACGATAAGCAGGGCTATCAGGGGTACGATCAGACGCTTCACGATGGGTTCCCTCTTACACCTGAGTCGATCACGATCAGTGCGTGCGGCACGGGGCGGCTGGGCATGTCGCGCCGGCTGTGGCCGCTTACCAGAATCCTGTCTCTCCAGACGAGCGATGTGCTGAATCCGGAGTCGAGCAGCACGGCTTCGCGGATATCAAGTTTCTTCAGTGCCGTTGCGAGGCGACGGCTGTCGATGCTGTAGTCCGTGGCTCCCAGAACGATGCGGTCCGCCGTGTCGATGCCGACGAAGGCGCGGCGGCGGAAATCCATCGCGTCCGCAACGCAGTTCGCGCGAATGGATTCCTCGGTTTCGGGTTCGCCGTTGTGGACGAGCCAGCCGCCCGCGAGGAACGCGTCCGTCACGCCGGGGAGCACGCGGCGCAACGCATCCTCGGAGTCCCCCATCCACATCGCGTAGGGCACAATGGCGATTTGCGCGCCGTCCAGGATCACCAGCGGGCGGCCCACGCAGCGCGGCGCGTCGCTGGGATCGACCGGGGCGTATTCGTGGCTCGCTCCGGTAAGAAGCGGGCCGATCATCTTGTTTCCGCGGCCGGCGACGCGCGCATCGCTGAAGAATGTGCCGTTCAGCCCGCCAACGCCGCCCACGCGGGTGATCATATCCGAGACCATATCGCGTGATGCGCTGCGCACCGTGGTGAGGGTTCCGCCGCGGACGTAATACAACCGCTTCCGGCGAACGGGGATGGAACCGCTCTCCGCGGGGGACACGGCGAGCTTGATGATGGGGTGGTCCTGGAGCGCGGCCAGGACCTCGGGATCGGTGGTCGCCGTCGCGACGGGGCCGGGCGTTACCCCGGGGGCCGGTCGGGCGGCGGGCTTCTCGCGGTGGCAGCCGCACAGGGTGACCGCAACGGCCGCCGCCGGAAGGAAGATTCTGAGTACCGATGGTCGCAAGGCGCGCTCCTGGGAAGGGATTACACTTGGAGTTTAGCACGGTGCGGGCGGTTGGCCGTGAAGCCGGCCAGCGACCGGGCACTGAAGTACCCGTCTGGAGGGCCTTCGGCCGATCGTCCTCCGGACGACAGAGATGGCGGTCACCCGTGTGTTTTGTGCTCTGCAGGAATGGATTTTTCGTTCAGAATGGCGCGACCTCAGCACCATCATTGGCCCCGAACCCCAATACCGTCCATTTGAGGCCGTCTCACGCGCTCACGTCCGTGGGAGGAATCCCACGGCAGAGTGGCCTTCGGCCGTGATGCCCGTGAACGGGCAGAGGATCGAGGCCATTCATGGCGTTCGCGGCCGAAGGTCCAAAACCTATCGCAGGTACATTTTCGTGGTTTTGGCGGCGTAGTGGTCCTGGAAGGCGGCGCCGTCGAAGCCGGGATCGTCGTCGGGGATTTCCGCGAGCGCTACCGTGGCGCCGCCCCTCTCGCGGGAGATGCGGCCGGCGAGGAGGATCTTGACGCTTTCCGTTATGTCCGGGACCGGGACGATGAACGGCGCGCCGGTTTTGACGGCATCGCATACGAGGTCGAGCATCGGGTGGTAGATGATGCCCGTGTCCACGCAGTACTGGTATGTCGATTTGGTGGTTGTGATAACGACTTCGAACGGCTGCCACACACCGATGCAGAGGTTGTAGACCGCGCTCTGGCCGGAGTCGAGGCGCACGAAGTAGGTCTCCGAGCGCGCGCCGCCGACCTCGCCGCATCCGCAACAGGTTACAGATACCGCGCCCGGTCCCAGCAGGCCGCCGATGGTTTCCGCCGCGTGGATCGCGTAGTCGAAGTCGTTCACGCCGGATGTGGCGTATACGTTGACGATCTCGCCGCGCTCCTCAACCGGGATAGCCAGGAAATCCGTGGTTTCCTTCACGTATCGCAGTGAGGAACTGCCGAGTATCACCGCGCCGGCGGCGGCGAGCGCTTCGACCTTCCCGCAGTCGGCAATATTGCCGACGATGGGCTTGTCGATGAAGACCGGCTTGCCGCGGTCGATGAACGGCTGGGCCTGTTCGACGTGCTTGTCCCAGTTGACGCCCTGGATGAAGCCGACGTCCACCGAGTCGGCGAGTTCCTCGATGGTGGCGCAGCGCTTGTCGAGGCCGTGGTTCCGGATGAACGCCTCGACCTCCTCGTCGCCGCGGAAGGAGTCGTTGTAGACGGCGGCGTACCGGGCGCGATCGCCCTGCCGGAAGTAGGCGCTGAACGCCAGCGGGTGGGACGTGTCGATATTCACTACGCCGATGCGAATCATAGTGTGGCGCCTCCTCAAGCGCCGAAGCACGGCAGTCTTTCCCGGGGTGGGGCGCCAGGACGGGGCCGTCGGGCCGACCTGCCTCACCGGATAGGGAATTGAAGGTGCTCCGGGCGGCAACGGGCAGGATGCCCGTTTTGCTTTGGATCATTTGGACAACGGATTGAGGGGGCACTAGACAGCCGGTAAAAATGATTATATAATTATGCTGTCTTTGACAGCAAGCGTTGTCTGCGGGTGGCGCAGCGGCCCGCGATTTCCCGGAACTGGACACTGGCGCACATGAACTCGGCTTTCTATCCCAAACGTCCGCCCTGCGATCCCGCGAACCCCATGCCGCGGTACCAGCAGCTGCGCGACTGGCTCGAAACGCAGATCCGGTCGGGGGCGCTCAGCAAGGGCGACAAACTCCCGGCTGAGCGGGAGTGGGCGCCCGCGTTGGGGGTCAGCCAGATGACGCTCAACCACGCCATCCAGGGTCTGGTCCGCGATGGGTTCATCATCCGCGAAGTGGGTCGCGGCACGTTTATCGCCGACCTCGAAAAGCCGGTGGTGCCGGCGCACATCGGCCTGGTGCTGCACTGGCGCAAGGATTCGGATGGCGGGCACTACGGCGCGTCGATGCTTCACGGGATCTACAACCTGGCGGCCACCCGGCCCGCCAAGTTCTCGTTTGCGTGGGGGGCGGAGGGCGCGGATCCACCGCCGGAGTACTATGTGGACCTGGCGGCGGAGATGGGTGTGGATGGTCTGCTGCTTGTGATGCCACCCGCTTACGCTCTGCCGCAAATCCTCACGTTGCAGGAGACCGGGCTTCCATTCATCGTGGCCGGCGCGTCATGGGAGTCCTACGCGATCGCGAGCGTGGACTTCGACAACGGGACCGGGGCGGAACTCGCGGCGCGCCACCTGCTGGAACTGGGCCACCGCCGGATCGGCATCGTGAACGGGGCCACGTACCTGCGCTCGTCCATGGTCCGCACGGCGCGTTTCCAGCGAGTGCTGGAAGAGGCGGGCATCCCGGCCTCATCCTCCTACGAGGTCACGTCTTCATCTTTCCAGATGGATGCCGGCGCAACCCGCCGGCTGAAGGAACTGTCGATGTCCGGCGATGGGCCCACCGCGTGGTTCGCCGCCGGCTATTACCTGTCCATGCAAACCGTGGAAATGATGCAGAGCCTCGGCCTGCACATCCCCACGGACGTGTCTGTGGTGGGGTTTGGCGACCCATACACAGCCGCTTACATGAACCCACCGCTCACGACTGTGCGGCACCCCATCGAGGCGTTAGGAGAGTTGGCAACCACGCGCCTGCTGGACGATGTGGCCCGCGGCGCACAATCGAGCGAAACCGACATGCTGCCCGTGGAATTCGTGATTCGCGAGTCCACGGCCCCACCTCGGAAATGAGAAACGACTGAGGCTGCGGCGAGACAGTTTCTACCCCGTTATCGCCGCAGCCTCAGTCGAATCCTAGCCCCGCCCGGATGGGCGGTACCAAAGGTAACAACATGACACTTCGCAAATGGATTTTTCCAGTGGCGCTCGCAGCAGCGGCTCTGGGAACTACCGCAAGGGCACAGATCGTCTCGGGACCGATGACGAATCTCACCAAAGGGTCGGTTCTCGGCGACTTCGTTCCGCGCATCAGTTTCGACGGCTCCATCGTCGCCTATACCAATTCCACCGCTTTCACCGTGAGCGGCACATCCAACCAGAGCGTACTGCCTGGCCTGGTGATGCGCAGCAACGACGTGTGGACGGTGAAGAGCGACGGGACCGGACGCACCCGGCTCGCCGGAGGCCCGCACGAGAACAACTCGGAAGAGTGGCCCTGTCCGTCGCCGAACGGCCGCTACATCGCGATGCATAATTTCTGCGGATCCAGCACAACTCCCGCCGGAAATGGCACGGGCCCAACGCGCCTCTTCGTTTACGATACGCTTCTCGGGACGTGGACACAGATGTCCAACTACGGGGTCCCCGGCTCAACGAACGGCTATGAGTCCTATCCGGTCTGGAGCCCCGACGGTACCAAGATCGCTTTCGCTTCCCAGCGCAACTCGATCTCCGGCGCCGGAACCGGCAGCCCGCCGCAGTTCCAGGGCTATCAGCTATTCATTATGAACGCCGTGGACGCCAACGGGAACCTGACTCCCGAATCGGCCACGAACGTGCCCATCCAGTTGACGAATTTCTCCGGCACGGCGGCCGGAGCTCTGGGCACCGGCAACCGCCAGAGGTTCACCGCGGACGGCCTGCACCTCGTCTTCTCCGCGCAGAGCTATGACCGGCAATGGACCGCCACCACTCCGCCTCCGGCCAAGCCGTGGCCGATGTACTGGGATCTCTTCAAGTGCGACATCACGGATAACGACGGCGACAAAATGGGCGACAACATGGTCCGCCTTACCGACAACGTGCTGTTGAGGACGCCCGGCGCCACTGCGCTCCCCACGCTGCTGAACCCGTGCCAGGGGGCGGTCAACGGCGAGATCTACTTCGACGCCGGCCTCTACCCCGACAACGGCAAGTTCCATATCTACGCCATCGACGACCAGGACAACACGCAGGGCCAGGCGGCGATCATCGCCAATAAGGGCCTCCGCCAGATCACCAGTTCAAATGGGAATGAGGATTATCCTTCCGCCACGGCGGACAAGCTCGTCTTCCGCACCCAGGATCCCGGCCAGTTCTTCGAAAACCGGCTCGGCGTCGGCAACCAGGATATCGGCATGCTCCCGCTCACCCCGGTTCCGGCCGCCGGAACCGCGCTCGGCAGCGTTTCAGGCGTGATCGTGGCCGACGGGGGGCAGCCGCTCGCGAACGAGACCGTTGAACTGTGGAGCGGTTTTGCCACCGCCCCCATCGCCACCACGGTCACCGGGACCGACGGCGCCTACGCTTTCCCCGGCCTTGAACCCGGCGCCTACCTGCTGAAATACCTGTCGGCTCCGGCCGGCGCGGCGGCGACGTTCGATACCAGGAACAGCACCTACACGACCGTCACACGCGGCTTCAACCTTGTACCGGGCGCTAACCTGACCGTTGACGCCTTCACTTCCCTTTCGCTTGCCGGTCGCCCGGTTGCCCCAGTCGCGACCATTGTGGACCCGACCGCCGCCAGCCCGTCCGTGAGCATCCGCTGGGCTCTCAGCGGCAATTCGACCGTGGGCGGCATCACCTTCACGCCGATCGGCTACAATGTGTACCGCGCCCCCGCGGAAACCGGTCCCTGGACCAAGATCAACGCCACGCCGGTGCCGCACATCGCGCCTCTGGAGTACGTAGATACGACCCCCGGCGACATCACTCAGGCGTTCTACGCCGTCACCCTCGCCGGGCTGAGTGAGACCGCGCCGGCCGTTGACCCGTCCGTGGTCATCAATGAGAGCGCCCGGTCCGAAGTCGCCCAGGCCACCAACAACCTCCTCAAGAACCCGTCGTTCGAGCAGGTGGATTCAACCACCGGCCTTCCGGTCGGGTGGGTGGTTCAGAGCCCTCGCAACACGGGCAAATGGGGCGTGGACGCCACCCAGGGCGCCGCCGGCGCCAGCGCTCTGTACCTGGAAGCCGTCAATCCGGGGCCGGATACGCCGGCCTACGGGCAGAC
The DNA window shown above is from Armatimonadota bacterium and carries:
- a CDS encoding polysaccharide deacetylase family protein, with translation MKRLIVPLIALLIVGGVAAYLYYGPSLNRTPIVVHPPRLKAPSKPEVAELPASDRVWTAGKDEIPVIMYHDVVPRKQVWFDLTTRAFEEQMQAIKDAGANVVPLSDVVEHLKSGKLLPPRPIALTFDDNTVGIYENAFPILRKFGFHSTQFVHTGKVGVKTEKGHCTWDQLREMQDSGLVEIGSHTVDHPADLRILTPDEVRRQLTDSKASIEKEMGKPCRYFAYTEGNGDEQTAQMVADAGYEAAWGEARAWDAAPADRLFLARFAPFRLEDILARWKGEDARPATLPAGTTVKIPTAAKVHTESPDGLPITLTNEVWAGIIPNPDNPDDLGGIIVPDMLFNATLAGKAPPERQWEWTGRPLVIGNPDHAYIVAYQPWIGVSPDGIKVLWPETSFAVVGSEQILHEGAPVEAAVWQRGRRLATFIGWKTDGTPVLGKTNHLCRREALISALQALGVKEAVLLGR
- a CDS encoding Gfo/Idh/MocA family oxidoreductase; translated protein: MIRIGVVNIDTSHPLAFSAYFRQGDRARYAAVYNDSFRGDEEVEAFIRNHGLDKRCATIEELADSVDVGFIQGVNWDKHVEQAQPFIDRGKPVFIDKPIVGNIADCGKVEALAAAGAVILGSSSLRYVKETTDFLAIPVEERGEIVNVYATSGVNDFDYAIHAAETIGGLLGPGAVSVTCCGCGEVGGARSETYFVRLDSGQSAVYNLCIGVWQPFEVVITTTKSTYQYCVDTGIIYHPMLDLVCDAVKTGAPFIVPVPDITESVKILLAGRISRERGGATVALAEIPDDDPGFDGAAFQDHYAAKTTKMYLR
- a CDS encoding carboxypeptidase regulatory-like domain-containing protein, encoding MTLRKWIFPVALAAAALGTTARAQIVSGPMTNLTKGSVLGDFVPRISFDGSIVAYTNSTAFTVSGTSNQSVLPGLVMRSNDVWTVKSDGTGRTRLAGGPHENNSEEWPCPSPNGRYIAMHNFCGSSTTPAGNGTGPTRLFVYDTLLGTWTQMSNYGVPGSTNGYESYPVWSPDGTKIAFASQRNSISGAGTGSPPQFQGYQLFIMNAVDANGNLTPESATNVPIQLTNFSGTAAGALGTGNRQRFTADGLHLVFSAQSYDRQWTATTPPPAKPWPMYWDLFKCDITDNDGDKMGDNMVRLTDNVLLRTPGATALPTLLNPCQGAVNGEIYFDAGLYPDNGKFHIYAIDDQDNTQGQAAIIANKGLRQITSSNGNEDYPSATADKLVFRTQDPGQFFENRLGVGNQDIGMLPLTPVPAAGTALGSVSGVIVADGGQPLANETVELWSGFATAPIATTVTGTDGAYAFPGLEPGAYLLKYLSAPAGAAATFDTRNSTYTTVTRGFNLVPGANLTVDAFTSLSLAGRPVAPVATIVDPTAASPSVSIRWALSGNSTVGGITFTPIGYNVYRAPAETGPWTKINATPVPHIAPLEYVDTTPGDITQAFYAVTLAGLSETAPAVDPSVVINESARSEVAQATNNLLKNPSFEQVDSTTGLPVGWVVQSPRNTGKWGVDATQGAAGASALYLEAVNPGPDTPAYGQTLLNEDLPYAVPVTPGQPMVQGVFCKLSAIKTNAASRTNLAMVAGDPNPGAYLSYDTSFDTGAITGANTAAPGQTSVWTWLNQGNVYIYPYEFTTYTRYSVLSATEANQIATYGGRIYFDEAHFQAKRSLATGTIYGRVVDSAGNSVSGVSVTAGGRTALSKSNGVYVLTNVPTGQATVSISYPGQTTRTVTVWNVGGAFIDDTTFTGTIPQAVGGNVTYSDGTPAAGARVRILFDYFADINLTNAQPAYEATTDAAGDYTFDLNAYAPFAPDLTQKVWVAASKGGYQSAYVGGKNLAPAGKTLFNLQLGQPVPVIEIARASTPPTIDGIVNPAEWQNSAAIPLSYRYSSGAPAVPTTAYALWDDNNLYFAMVGAEPNIPGLVAGWIGNDQSGSGTSIWADDYLGMFIDPTNSAAIGFANSAWQIGVNANQPVVGYTDGTIRTGPTANHIRNVENITGFDATNPANHVDSTNGNWSVEFSIPCHDGNMGLNDSQGLNVTAPVVGTEWRAMFVRQRAQTGELSATCALPYAAAYAFEQAFAWNTLRFVSAVHPPVVKGDLTGDGQVTNADAFAAVRIAGGVEALAGRTQGDVAGSDNKVDMLDALRILRKVNGLESGW
- a CDS encoding phosphodiester glycosidase family protein — protein: MRPSVLRIFLPAAAVAVTLCGCHREKPAARPAPGVTPGPVATATTDPEVLAALQDHPIIKLAVSPAESGSIPVRRKRLYYVRGGTLTTVRSASRDMVSDMITRVGGVGGLNGTFFSDARVAGRGNKMIGPLLTGASHEYAPVDPSDAPRCVGRPLVILDGAQIAIVPYAMWMGDSEDALRRVLPGVTDAFLAGGWLVHNGEPETEESIRANCVADAMDFRRRAFVGIDTADRIVLGATDYSIDSRRLATALKKLDIREAVLLDSGFSTSLVWRDRILVSGHSRRDMPSRPVPHALIVIDSGVRGNPS
- a CDS encoding GntR family transcriptional regulator, with product MNSAFYPKRPPCDPANPMPRYQQLRDWLETQIRSGALSKGDKLPAEREWAPALGVSQMTLNHAIQGLVRDGFIIREVGRGTFIADLEKPVVPAHIGLVLHWRKDSDGGHYGASMLHGIYNLAATRPAKFSFAWGAEGADPPPEYYVDLAAEMGVDGLLLVMPPAYALPQILTLQETGLPFIVAGASWESYAIASVDFDNGTGAELAARHLLELGHRRIGIVNGATYLRSSMVRTARFQRVLEEAGIPASSSYEVTSSSFQMDAGATRRLKELSMSGDGPTAWFAAGYYLSMQTVEMMQSLGLHIPTDVSVVGFGDPYTAAYMNPPLTTVRHPIEALGELATTRLLDDVARGAQSSETDMLPVEFVIRESTAPPRK